One region of Mycolicibacterium lutetiense genomic DNA includes:
- a CDS encoding Tex family protein, with amino-acid sequence MTQSVTVGTIKSVTARLAEELAVREGQVVATVALLDEGATVPFIARYRKEVTGSLDDGQLRTLEERLGYLRELDQRREAVLASIQEQGKLTDELRAALMAAETKARVEDIYLPYKTKRRTKAQIAREAGLEPLADRLLTDPTLVPDEAAGEFLNDDVADAAAALDGARHIIIERAAEDAELVGATREKFWADGALRTGPWSEEAAKSQAAQKFRDYFEFSEPLENMPSHRVLAVLRGEKEQALSLTFDGGEDELYQAMIAQSLGIDMGSKAPATPWLTTTVRLAWRAKLMISASVDARIRLRQRAEEEAVAVFARNLKDLLLAAPAGTRATLGLDPGFRTGVKVAVVDATGKVVDTCAIFPHQPQKQWGQAKAILAALCARHDVELIAVGNGTASRETDALAAELIADIRSAGATAPAKAMVSEAGASVYSASEYAAREMPNLDVTLRGAVSIARRLQDPLAELVKIDPKSIGVGQYQHDVTPGSLARSLNAVVEDAVNAVGVDLNTASVPLLARVSGVTESLAEAIVAHRESAGAFHSRKALLDVPRLGPKAFEQCAGFLRIRDGEDPLDASGVHPESYPVVRRILDRSGVTLAELIGDERTLRGLKPADFADERFGLPTVTDILAELEKPGRDPRPAFSTATFAAGVEKVADLKPGMVLEGVVTNVAAFGAFVDVGVHQDGLVHVSAMADRFISDPHEVVKSGQVVKVKVVEVDVERQRIGLTLRLNDTPQEGKRPDRNDRGGQGGPNRRDGGGNQGRGGDRRNQNQNQNQNQKRGNSSGRRESSQPSGSMADALRNAGFGK; translated from the coding sequence GTGACTCAGAGCGTGACCGTCGGAACCATCAAATCCGTAACTGCCCGTCTGGCCGAGGAACTCGCCGTGCGTGAGGGGCAGGTCGTGGCCACGGTGGCCCTGTTGGACGAGGGCGCGACGGTCCCGTTCATCGCCCGGTACCGCAAGGAGGTCACCGGCAGCCTCGACGACGGCCAGCTGCGCACCCTGGAGGAGCGCCTGGGTTACCTGCGTGAGCTCGACCAGCGTCGTGAGGCTGTGCTGGCCTCGATCCAGGAGCAGGGCAAGCTCACCGACGAGCTGCGGGCGGCCTTGATGGCTGCCGAGACCAAGGCCCGGGTCGAGGACATCTACCTGCCGTACAAGACCAAGCGGCGCACCAAGGCCCAGATCGCCAGGGAAGCCGGCCTGGAGCCGTTGGCCGACCGGCTGCTGACCGATCCGACGCTGGTGCCCGACGAGGCGGCCGGCGAGTTCCTCAACGACGACGTCGCCGACGCGGCCGCTGCACTCGACGGCGCCCGGCACATCATCATCGAGCGTGCCGCCGAGGATGCCGAGTTGGTCGGTGCGACCCGGGAGAAGTTCTGGGCCGACGGCGCGTTGCGCACCGGCCCGTGGTCCGAGGAGGCCGCGAAAAGTCAGGCTGCGCAGAAGTTCCGGGACTACTTCGAGTTCTCCGAACCGCTGGAGAACATGCCGTCGCACCGGGTTCTCGCCGTGCTGCGCGGCGAGAAGGAACAGGCGCTGTCACTGACCTTCGACGGCGGCGAGGACGAGCTGTATCAGGCGATGATCGCCCAATCGCTCGGCATCGACATGGGCTCCAAGGCCCCGGCGACCCCGTGGTTGACCACCACCGTGCGGTTGGCCTGGCGCGCCAAACTGATGATCTCGGCCTCCGTCGACGCGCGCATCCGGTTGCGTCAGCGGGCCGAGGAGGAGGCGGTGGCGGTATTCGCCCGCAACCTCAAGGACCTGCTGTTGGCCGCCCCGGCCGGTACCCGCGCCACGCTGGGGCTGGACCCGGGTTTCCGCACCGGGGTCAAGGTTGCCGTCGTCGACGCCACCGGCAAGGTCGTCGACACCTGCGCGATCTTCCCGCACCAGCCGCAGAAGCAGTGGGGCCAGGCCAAGGCCATCCTGGCGGCGCTGTGCGCCCGGCACGACGTTGAGCTGATCGCGGTCGGCAACGGGACCGCGTCGCGGGAGACCGATGCGTTGGCCGCCGAGCTGATCGCCGATATCCGGTCGGCCGGAGCCACTGCGCCGGCCAAGGCCATGGTGAGTGAGGCCGGCGCATCGGTGTACTCGGCCTCCGAGTACGCGGCGCGAGAGATGCCGAACCTCGACGTGACGCTGCGCGGTGCGGTCTCGATCGCCCGTCGTCTGCAGGATCCGCTGGCCGAGCTGGTGAAGATCGATCCCAAGTCGATCGGGGTGGGGCAGTACCAGCACGACGTGACGCCGGGCTCGTTGGCGCGCAGTCTCAATGCCGTTGTCGAAGATGCGGTGAACGCGGTGGGGGTGGATCTCAACACCGCTTCGGTGCCGCTGCTGGCCCGGGTGTCGGGAGTGACCGAGTCGCTGGCCGAGGCGATCGTGGCGCACCGGGAGAGCGCCGGGGCCTTCCATAGCCGCAAGGCGCTGCTGGACGTTCCGCGCCTGGGTCCCAAGGCCTTCGAACAGTGCGCGGGCTTCCTGCGGATCCGCGACGGTGAGGATCCGCTGGATGCTTCCGGGGTGCACCCCGAGTCGTACCCGGTGGTGCGGCGCATCCTGGACCGCTCAGGCGTGACGCTGGCCGAGTTGATCGGTGACGAGCGCACCCTGCGGGGGCTGAAGCCCGCTGATTTCGCCGATGAACGCTTCGGTCTGCCCACGGTGACCGACATCCTGGCCGAGCTGGAGAAGCCCGGGCGTGACCCGCGACCGGCGTTCTCCACCGCCACCTTCGCCGCCGGTGTCGAGAAGGTCGCCGACCTCAAGCCCGGCATGGTGCTCGAGGGTGTGGTGACCAACGTGGCGGCCTTCGGCGCCTTCGTCGATGTCGGTGTGCATCAGGACGGGCTCGTGCACGTCTCGGCGATGGCCGACCGGTTCATCTCCGACCCGCACGAGGTGGTCAAGTCGGGACAGGTGGTCAAGGTCAAGGTCGTCGAAGTCGACGTCGAACGGCAGCGGATCGGATTGACGCTGCGGCTCAACGACACCCCGCAGGAGGGCAAGCGGCCCGATCGCAACGACCGTGGCGGTCAGGGTGGGCCGAATCGTCGTGACGGTGGCGGCAATCAGGGTCGTGGCGGCGACCGGCGGAACCAAAACCAGAACCAGAATCAGAACCAGAAGCGCGGCAACAGCTCTGGTCGCCGGGAATCCAGTCAGCCGTCGGGTTCGATGGCCGACGCGCTGCGCAACGCCGGGTTCGGTAAGTAG
- a CDS encoding WXG100 family type VII secretion target, protein MPLTLADVERWNAGQVREVSTALDASSSSMDGVKDGLRDLPILGTWSGQAADAANDSLDKLGAYLSSHVAARQEASKVISKAADEIDGLKSFLQNVQEMARGKFGINLETGTVTPLTDDVNQNDLDYITTTLKQLLASAEMIDRELAHGLNLLDGTDEPGNPPTIPINQNDERSRNQIEAFKRVYGREPVTANDWRMAAGLDPHSYNPKNHGKPARIVAGRFTPQPGKGVVRSNWFIPSAEVQNLPKDVQDLIDLRLLPKNFGDNRGPSATIDPEHSRVSLFVDYENGVVAIRQNPTTTVDGARGGADTAPPQIHVVEAPDGRMTIDYNTWDAYEFSGAVALDMTVHGRITLDPLDNGKVNLGGNTTIYPSMETYQYREGIPPEVLQWTPANSGSDLGPATSLIREHWIGDASLPPVRPGIPDWRWQLENAIPFAPDPFTQHTTKLTDPSEGLIPKVSEGR, encoded by the coding sequence ATGCCCCTGACGCTCGCCGACGTCGAACGGTGGAATGCAGGACAGGTCCGGGAAGTATCGACTGCGCTAGACGCCAGCTCCAGTTCGATGGACGGGGTCAAGGACGGTCTCCGAGATCTCCCGATCCTCGGCACCTGGAGCGGCCAGGCCGCGGACGCTGCAAACGACAGCCTGGATAAGCTCGGCGCCTATCTGTCGAGCCACGTCGCTGCCCGCCAGGAGGCATCGAAGGTGATCTCCAAGGCTGCCGATGAGATCGACGGTCTCAAATCGTTTCTGCAGAACGTGCAGGAAATGGCGCGCGGCAAGTTCGGCATCAACCTCGAAACCGGCACCGTTACGCCGCTGACCGATGACGTCAACCAGAACGACCTCGACTACATCACCACCACGCTCAAGCAGCTTCTGGCGTCTGCCGAAATGATCGACCGCGAACTGGCGCACGGCCTCAACCTGCTCGACGGCACGGATGAACCGGGCAATCCGCCCACCATCCCGATCAACCAGAACGACGAGCGGTCGCGCAATCAGATCGAAGCGTTCAAGAGGGTCTACGGTCGTGAGCCGGTCACTGCAAACGATTGGCGGATGGCTGCTGGACTGGACCCCCACAGCTACAACCCGAAGAACCATGGAAAACCTGCCAGGATCGTCGCGGGCAGGTTCACTCCGCAGCCAGGCAAAGGCGTGGTCCGTTCCAATTGGTTCATCCCCTCGGCCGAGGTGCAGAATCTGCCAAAGGACGTGCAGGACCTAATCGACTTGCGGCTGCTTCCGAAGAACTTCGGGGACAATCGCGGCCCTAGTGCCACCATCGATCCCGAACACTCTCGTGTATCACTGTTCGTGGACTACGAGAACGGTGTTGTCGCCATCCGGCAGAACCCCACCACCACTGTCGACGGGGCACGCGGCGGCGCCGACACCGCACCACCACAGATCCACGTCGTCGAAGCTCCTGACGGACGAATGACGATCGACTACAACACCTGGGATGCCTACGAGTTTTCCGGAGCCGTCGCGCTAGATATGACAGTCCACGGCCGGATCACGCTGGACCCGCTAGACAATGGCAAAGTCAACCTCGGCGGTAACACAACGATCTACCCCAGCATGGAGACGTACCAATATCGCGAAGGGATACCACCGGAGGTGCTGCAATGGACTCCCGCGAACTCGGGCAGTGACCTCGGCCCGGCAACCAGCCTGATACGCGAGCACTGGATCGGCGACGCCTCACTCCCACCCGTGCGGCCCGGCATCCCGGACTGGCGGTGGCAGCTAGAGAACGCGATTCCGTTCGCGCCGGACCCGTTCACCCAGCACACCACGAAGCTCACTGATCCCTCAGAAGGCCTGATTCCCAAAGTAAGTGAGGGACGATGA
- a CDS encoding ribosome modulation factor yields MMKRAAYTFALYSGSLAEPGDRNPYADRSLVLAKPWMRGYTRMLRVRIETGPAMQRYRAGDR; encoded by the coding sequence ATGATGAAGCGGGCGGCATACACCTTCGCGCTCTACTCCGGCTCACTCGCCGAGCCCGGCGACCGCAACCCATATGCCGACCGGTCGCTGGTCCTCGCGAAGCCGTGGATGCGGGGGTACACGCGGATGCTGAGGGTGCGGATCGAGACGGGGCCGGCCATGCAGCGTTATCGCGCGGGGGATCGCTGA
- a CDS encoding serine/threonine-protein kinase: MPLDVGETFSVFRIIRPLSSGWAGDVYLAQHPRRPRLDALKVLSEDRSADPEYRERFCREADAAATLWHPNIARVHGCGEHDGQLWMAVDFVDGVDLAGLLEQRYPNGLPREQVFRMVIAVAGALDYAHKHGLLHRDVRPANIIVADVEDEAELRAVLADLGIARDTPAVDKPEYAAPEQLMGEDVDGRADQYALACTAYHLLTGTQLFAHPNPAVVVSRHVNSKPPALADARPELGDLDPALAKALAKNPADRFVSCGAFAHALADETPVPALTSVQTPAAPVPTPGFRLPGKPGWVPVAAMAAVAVAVIGSVGVWQLRPSAEAAASEQTSPVPSTATASATNAAVPSPDGPVVDGLYRLDYDNPGATLNGNPWPAAGNQIASYWWAFRSTCKPSGCVATSTRMDSSNHAVPFIEGGGMTAVFRFINDSWQGDPAGGSLPCEAPNVMQAQAMDTALALAPQPDGVLAGAQTTTIQSNECGLQGAVITVPVRATRLEGVPPGSPVADPAAVPDPLPPGPPLLAPPLPPGPPPLAPPPAPPPPAPPSIGPIVPNPIPPVAPPS, from the coding sequence ATGCCGCTCGACGTCGGTGAGACGTTCTCCGTGTTCCGGATTATTCGACCGCTGAGCTCAGGCTGGGCGGGGGATGTCTACCTCGCTCAGCATCCCAGGCGACCCCGACTCGACGCGCTCAAGGTGCTGTCCGAGGATCGTTCGGCTGACCCCGAGTACCGGGAGCGGTTTTGCCGCGAAGCCGATGCGGCTGCCACGTTGTGGCATCCCAACATCGCCAGGGTCCATGGTTGCGGTGAACACGACGGTCAGCTCTGGATGGCGGTGGATTTCGTCGACGGTGTGGATCTGGCTGGGCTTCTCGAGCAGCGATACCCGAACGGCCTACCGCGCGAACAGGTTTTCCGCATGGTCATCGCGGTTGCCGGTGCGCTCGACTACGCACACAAGCATGGTTTGCTGCATCGCGATGTCAGGCCGGCCAACATCATCGTCGCCGACGTCGAGGATGAGGCGGAGTTGCGCGCGGTTCTCGCCGACCTTGGTATTGCCCGCGATACGCCGGCCGTGGACAAACCCGAATATGCCGCACCTGAACAACTGATGGGGGAGGACGTCGACGGCCGCGCTGACCAGTACGCCCTGGCATGCACCGCGTACCACCTCTTGACCGGGACGCAACTGTTCGCGCACCCCAATCCCGCGGTCGTGGTCAGTCGCCACGTCAACTCCAAACCGCCGGCATTGGCCGACGCCCGGCCCGAGTTGGGCGACCTCGATCCGGCGCTGGCCAAAGCCCTCGCCAAGAACCCGGCTGACCGATTCGTCAGCTGCGGCGCTTTCGCGCATGCCCTGGCCGATGAAACCCCGGTGCCCGCACTGACTTCGGTGCAGACACCGGCCGCACCGGTGCCCACGCCCGGGTTTCGGTTGCCCGGGAAGCCGGGCTGGGTGCCCGTCGCGGCGATGGCCGCCGTCGCCGTCGCCGTCATCGGCAGCGTCGGCGTGTGGCAGCTTCGGCCATCGGCTGAGGCCGCAGCGAGTGAGCAGACGAGCCCAGTGCCGAGCACAGCGACGGCGAGCGCCACGAACGCGGCAGTCCCGTCACCCGACGGTCCCGTCGTTGACGGCCTCTACCGCCTCGACTACGACAACCCCGGCGCCACCCTCAATGGCAACCCCTGGCCGGCGGCGGGCAACCAGATCGCCAGCTACTGGTGGGCATTCCGATCGACCTGCAAACCCTCGGGGTGTGTTGCGACGTCGACGCGCATGGATAGCAGCAACCATGCCGTCCCCTTCATCGAAGGTGGCGGCATGACAGCGGTATTCCGCTTCATCAACGATTCTTGGCAAGGTGATCCGGCGGGGGGCTCGCTTCCCTGTGAGGCGCCGAACGTCATGCAAGCGCAGGCGATGGATACAGCGTTGGCGCTGGCGCCGCAGCCGGACGGTGTGTTGGCCGGCGCGCAAACCACCACCATCCAATCCAACGAGTGCGGGCTGCAGGGTGCGGTGATCACCGTGCCCGTGCGCGCCACCCGACTCGAAGGCGTCCCACCGGGGAGCCCGGTCGCCGACCCGGCCGCGGTTCCCGATCCGCTGCCGCCCGGCCCTCCGCTGCTCGCGCCGCCGTTGCCGCCCGGCCCTCCGCCGCTCGCGCCGCCGCCTGCCCCGCCGCCTCCTGCACCACCGTCAATCGGCCCGATCGTGCCGAACCCCATCCCGCCCGTCGCTCCGCCGAGCTGA
- a CDS encoding alpha/beta hydrolase produces MATAARTLNPVGLSGALLFFAWSMSPSLLPRAWYLQGVATGISVGIGYGLGCATAWVVRRCGVRPQWSARVRRIGWWTLAGAAVVVVPTFLVLGSWWQQILRDLIGMPRAERSFYILVLLIAVAIALALVAIGRGLRWATNRLTDLGGRVVPGPVARLAAVVIVVVLAVAGLDGALHRGLLSMAERSAKVADKSTAEGVTQPSAPERSGSPASMQAWDTLGSEGRNFVAGGPSAEQISKVTGTPARTPIRVYAGRTSADNVEGIAEQVVAELHRTHAFERKVLAVVTTTGRGWVNPNVAAAFEYVNGGDSAIASMQYSFLPSALSFIADRETPPLAGQALFEAVHRVWAALPEAKRPKLVVFGESLGSFGGQSAFASGADIVARTDGALLVGTPNFAQPWGRLTADRDPGSLERLPVIDEGRHIRFASRTSDVNLSGPWEFPRVVFWQHAGDPITWWSFDLLLHRPDWLREPLGPDVDPGMRWLPIVTFWQVTLDMIFSADVPYGYGHAFGPDAADLWVDILAPRGWDPALTQRIQDAIAGTESG; encoded by the coding sequence GTGGCAACTGCCGCGCGCACTCTGAATCCAGTCGGATTGTCCGGCGCGCTGCTGTTCTTCGCCTGGTCGATGAGCCCGTCACTGCTACCGCGGGCCTGGTATCTGCAGGGGGTCGCGACGGGCATCAGCGTCGGGATCGGGTACGGGTTGGGATGCGCGACGGCGTGGGTGGTGCGACGTTGCGGCGTCCGTCCGCAATGGTCCGCGCGCGTCCGGCGGATCGGGTGGTGGACGCTGGCCGGTGCCGCCGTCGTGGTCGTTCCGACGTTTCTGGTGCTCGGATCTTGGTGGCAGCAGATCCTGCGCGACCTGATCGGCATGCCGCGCGCTGAGCGGTCCTTCTACATCCTGGTGTTGCTGATCGCGGTGGCCATCGCGTTGGCCCTCGTGGCGATCGGGCGCGGATTGCGTTGGGCCACCAATCGCCTGACCGATCTCGGTGGTCGGGTCGTACCCGGTCCGGTGGCCCGGCTGGCCGCGGTGGTGATCGTGGTGGTGCTGGCGGTGGCCGGGCTCGACGGTGCATTGCACCGCGGCCTGCTGAGCATGGCCGAACGTTCTGCGAAGGTGGCCGACAAGAGCACGGCCGAGGGCGTGACCCAGCCGAGCGCACCCGAACGCTCCGGTTCGCCGGCCTCGATGCAGGCGTGGGACACCCTCGGGAGCGAAGGTCGGAATTTCGTGGCCGGTGGCCCCAGCGCCGAACAGATCTCGAAGGTGACCGGCACCCCGGCGCGTACCCCGATCCGGGTGTACGCCGGTCGCACCTCCGCCGACAATGTCGAAGGTATCGCCGAGCAGGTGGTCGCCGAGCTACACCGCACCCACGCCTTCGAGCGCAAGGTACTGGCGGTGGTCACCACGACGGGGCGCGGCTGGGTGAACCCGAATGTCGCGGCCGCCTTCGAATACGTCAACGGCGGCGACTCTGCGATCGCGTCGATGCAGTATTCGTTCCTGCCCAGCGCGCTGTCCTTCATCGCCGATCGGGAGACTCCGCCGTTGGCCGGACAGGCGCTGTTCGAAGCGGTGCATCGGGTGTGGGCGGCACTTCCGGAGGCCAAGCGGCCGAAACTGGTGGTGTTCGGGGAGAGCTTGGGTTCCTTCGGCGGACAGTCGGCATTTGCCTCCGGCGCGGACATCGTCGCCCGTACCGACGGGGCGCTGCTGGTCGGCACGCCCAACTTCGCACAGCCCTGGGGCAGGCTCACCGCTGACCGGGACCCCGGCTCGCTGGAGCGTCTGCCGGTAATCGACGAAGGACGTCACATCCGCTTCGCGTCCCGGACCTCCGATGTGAATCTTTCGGGGCCCTGGGAGTTTCCGCGCGTGGTGTTCTGGCAGCATGCCGGCGATCCGATCACCTGGTGGTCGTTCGATCTGCTGCTGCACCGGCCGGACTGGTTGCGGGAACCGCTGGGGCCCGACGTCGATCCGGGGATGCGGTGGCTGCCGATCGTGACGTTCTGGCAGGTGACGCTCGACATGATTTTCTCCGCCGACGTGCCCTACGGGTACGGCCATGCCTTCGGCCCCGATGCCGCCGACCTCTGGGTCGACATCCTCGCGCCGCGAGGGTGGGATCCCGCCCTGACCCAAAGGATCCAGGACGCCATAGCCGGGACTGAGAGCGGATGA